The following are from one region of the Streptomyces changanensis genome:
- the ybaK gene encoding Cys-tRNA(Pro) deacylase, with translation MAKKTRKQAGGTPATVALTAAGTPFTVHEYAHDPASPSYGEEAAEALGVSPDRVFKTLVADVDGALTVAVVPVAGRLDLKALAAAVGGKRAAMADPAAAERTTGYVRGGISPLGQRKRLPTVLDASASRHETICVSAGRRGLEVELAPADLAGLTGAVLAPIGRL, from the coding sequence ATGGCGAAGAAGACGAGGAAGCAGGCGGGCGGCACCCCGGCGACGGTGGCCCTGACGGCCGCGGGGACGCCCTTCACGGTGCACGAGTACGCCCACGACCCGGCCTCGCCGTCGTACGGCGAGGAGGCGGCCGAGGCACTCGGAGTCTCCCCCGACCGGGTCTTCAAGACCCTGGTCGCCGACGTCGACGGGGCCCTCACGGTCGCGGTGGTGCCGGTGGCGGGCCGGCTGGACCTGAAGGCGCTCGCCGCCGCCGTGGGCGGCAAGCGCGCGGCGATGGCCGATCCGGCGGCCGCCGAGCGGACGACCGGGTACGTCCGGGGCGGCATCTCGCCGCTCGGGCAGCGCAAGCGGCTGCCGACGGTCCTGGACGCGTCGGCGTCGCGACACGAGACGATCTGCGTCTCCGCGGGGCGGCGCGGCCTTGAGGTGGAGCTGGCCCCGGCGGACCTCGCCGGGCTGACCGGCGCCGTCCTCGCCCCCATCGGCCGCCTCTGA
- a CDS encoding DUF2567 domain-containing protein gives MTAPLPPSQQPASEHVPNDTPSTPPHGDAPGGPAAWPRRSPSPHPYAKDEEAAPDVATEVRQGAVVLLAVAVAGFALGVLWLWLAPRIPLVSDGTAVLLTDSEGEGAVGTDGVFLLLGLAFGAVSAPVVFLLQRRGGIAVVVGLALGGVLGSVLGWGTGTLLGPTHDVVARARAVGEGVTFDAPLELHAYGVLLAWPVAAMAVHLALTALFTPHDPEPEGDLTPYGPARHAPTPHGTTPPASTPHGSTPSGAAPPGPAPHGSTPPSGPGAPPSGSGA, from the coding sequence GTGACCGCACCCCTTCCCCCGTCCCAGCAGCCCGCGAGTGAGCACGTGCCGAACGACACCCCCAGCACTCCGCCGCACGGCGACGCGCCCGGCGGTCCCGCCGCGTGGCCGCGGCGTTCCCCGTCCCCGCACCCGTACGCGAAGGACGAGGAAGCGGCACCGGACGTGGCCACGGAGGTGCGGCAGGGGGCCGTGGTGCTGCTCGCGGTGGCGGTCGCGGGGTTCGCGCTGGGCGTGCTGTGGCTGTGGCTGGCGCCGCGCATCCCGCTGGTGTCGGACGGTACGGCCGTCCTGCTGACGGACTCCGAGGGCGAGGGCGCGGTCGGCACGGACGGCGTGTTCCTGCTGCTCGGTCTGGCGTTCGGCGCGGTCAGCGCGCCGGTCGTCTTCCTTCTCCAGCGCCGCGGCGGCATCGCGGTGGTCGTGGGCCTGGCCCTGGGCGGTGTGCTCGGCTCCGTCCTGGGCTGGGGCACGGGCACCCTCCTCGGCCCCACGCACGACGTGGTGGCACGCGCGCGGGCGGTCGGCGAGGGCGTCACCTTCGACGCGCCGCTCGAACTCCACGCGTACGGCGTGCTGCTGGCGTGGCCGGTCGCGGCGATGGCCGTCCACCTGGCGCTCACGGCGCTCTTCACCCCCCACGACCCCGAGCCGGAAGGGGACCTCACCCCGTACGGCCCGGCCCGTCACGCGCCCACACCACACGGGACCACTCCGCCGGCGTCCACGCCGCACGGGTCCACCCCGTCCGGGGCCGCCCCGCCCGGGCCCGCACCGCACGGGTCCACGCCGCCGTCCGGTCCCGGCGCCCCGCCGTCCGGCTCCGGCGCCTGA
- a CDS encoding ABC transporter permease — MSTLPVEALSTGVVRSSAAGAGERREAPLAPRARLLPALAAVYRAQLSRARVARIPLLFVATFQSVGIMVLMRGVVDGGAEARAVVAGSSVLVVAFVALNLLAQYFGQLRASGGLDHYATLPVPPAAVVLGAAGAYASFTVPGTVVTAVAGSLLFQLPLTHLWVLVAVVPLSGAALSGLGAALGLLAPRQELATLLGQLGMSAALLLGVLPADRLPGPIGWARDLLPSTYGVEALARTFDARPDWGAVALDLSVCAVVGVASLAAATWAYRRAAVR, encoded by the coding sequence GTGAGCACTCTGCCAGTGGAGGCGCTCTCGACGGGGGTCGTCCGGTCGTCCGCCGCGGGGGCGGGCGAGCGCCGGGAGGCGCCCCTCGCGCCCCGCGCCCGGCTGCTGCCGGCGCTCGCGGCCGTGTACCGGGCGCAGCTGTCCCGGGCGCGGGTCGCCCGGATCCCGCTGCTGTTCGTGGCGACGTTCCAGTCCGTCGGGATCATGGTCCTGATGCGGGGCGTCGTCGACGGCGGCGCGGAGGCACGCGCGGTCGTCGCGGGGTCGTCCGTCCTCGTCGTGGCGTTCGTCGCGCTGAACCTCCTCGCCCAGTACTTCGGCCAGCTGCGCGCGAGCGGCGGCCTCGACCACTACGCCACGCTGCCGGTGCCGCCCGCGGCGGTGGTGCTGGGCGCCGCCGGGGCGTACGCCTCCTTCACGGTGCCCGGTACGGTCGTCACCGCCGTCGCCGGGTCGCTCCTGTTCCAGCTGCCCCTCACGCATCTGTGGGTGCTGGTGGCGGTGGTCCCGCTCTCCGGGGCGGCCCTCTCGGGGCTCGGCGCCGCGCTCGGACTGCTCGCCCCGCGCCAGGAGCTCGCCACCCTGCTCGGCCAGCTCGGGATGTCGGCCGCGCTGCTGCTCGGCGTCCTGCCCGCGGACCGGCTGCCCGGTCCGATCGGCTGGGCGCGGGACCTGCTGCCGTCGACGTACGGGGTGGAGGCGCTGGCCCGCACCTTCGACGCCCGTCCCGACTGGGGCGCGGTCGCCCTCGACCTCTCCGTGTGCGCGGTCGTCGGCGTGGCCTCGCTCGCCGCGGCCACCTGGGCGTACCGCCGGGCGGCCGTCCGGTGA
- a CDS encoding ABC transporter ATP-binding protein, protein MVRDLVKTYPAARGGRGRPATPEVRATDGVSLDVRGGEIFGLLGPNGAGKSTLVRQLTGLMRPDSGTVEVLGHDLVRHPDRAARLIGYLGQESTALDELTVGLAAETTGRLRGLTARDARAERDAVLAELGLEELVSRPLKRLSGGQRRLACFAATLVGERPLLVLDEPTAGMDPIARRAVWAAVDRRRAEHGATVVLVTHNVIEAETVLDRVAVLERGRVIACDTPAGLKERVAGEVRVDLVWRERAPLEVPEVAALRASAHESGRRWVLRLTPDEARAAVAAVTGGAAFAALDDFTLATPSLEDVYLALGGEAKGLVKS, encoded by the coding sequence GTGGTGCGGGATCTGGTGAAGACGTACCCCGCCGCGCGCGGCGGCCGAGGCAGGCCCGCGACACCCGAGGTCCGGGCCACCGACGGGGTCAGCCTGGACGTGCGGGGCGGGGAGATCTTCGGGCTGCTCGGCCCCAACGGCGCCGGCAAGTCCACCCTCGTGCGCCAGCTCACCGGACTGATGCGCCCGGACTCGGGCACCGTCGAGGTGCTCGGCCACGACCTGGTCCGCCACCCCGACCGCGCCGCCCGCCTCATCGGCTACCTCGGTCAGGAGTCCACCGCGCTCGACGAGCTGACCGTCGGCCTGGCCGCCGAGACCACCGGCCGGCTGCGCGGCCTCACCGCCCGTGACGCGCGGGCCGAACGTGACGCCGTCCTCGCCGAACTGGGGCTCGAGGAGCTCGTCTCGCGCCCCCTCAAGAGGCTCTCCGGCGGACAGCGCCGGCTCGCCTGCTTCGCCGCGACGCTCGTCGGCGAGCGGCCCCTGCTCGTCCTCGACGAGCCGACCGCCGGCATGGACCCCATCGCGCGCCGCGCCGTCTGGGCCGCCGTCGACCGGCGTCGCGCCGAGCACGGCGCGACGGTGGTGCTCGTCACCCACAACGTCATCGAGGCCGAGACGGTCCTGGACCGCGTCGCCGTCCTGGAGCGTGGCCGGGTCATCGCGTGCGACACCCCCGCCGGGTTGAAGGAACGCGTGGCCGGCGAGGTGCGCGTCGACCTGGTGTGGCGGGAGCGGGCCCCGCTGGAGGTGCCCGAGGTGGCGGCGCTGCGGGCGTCCGCCCACGAGTCGGGGCGCCGCTGGGTGCTGCGGCTGACCCCGGACGAGGCGCGGGCCGCGGTGGCCGCGGTCACGGGAGGCGCGGCGTTCGCCGCGCTCGACGACTTCACCCTGGCGACGCCGAGCCTGGAGGACGTCTACCTGGCACTCGGCGGCGAGGCGAAGGGGCTGGTCAAGTCATGA
- a CDS encoding NYN domain-containing protein, translated as MDRCVVLVDAGYLLGAAASLLAGEPARSRITVDHSALIRGLREGAEADTAQPLLRIYWFDGAPDRVPQPEHRRLRVMPRVTVRLGALTRSDGRWAQKGVDAAMHAELTELARNRACSDVVLVTGDGDLLPGLMSAKEHGVAVHLWAVQAADGDYNQSEDLVAEADERRVLDRAWITRAVRAKDLTGPCAPPPAPRPEIAAILAAPLPEAALAAAERASDAAPRPHADPAPPASAAPPVPAPAAPPATPADGTAPAGPATGHQAAAPSGASRVVPTPKDLAGLRASAHQPAQPSTGPANATLRWSSDRGWIDRPGGPAGEPPETASLPTLAQLTSAEQRWADREEDITTVGGDPFEVGQVFARRWMERLPEQCHVQKLSAMYPRIPHRIDGELLRYAARFGLLAHKDDQIDEHDRYAIRAGFWREIDVRAAAGNPAAGE; from the coding sequence GTGGACCGCTGCGTCGTGCTCGTGGACGCCGGCTATCTGCTCGGCGCCGCCGCCAGCCTCCTCGCCGGGGAACCGGCCCGCTCCCGGATCACCGTCGACCACTCCGCCCTCATCCGAGGACTGCGCGAAGGGGCCGAGGCCGACACCGCGCAACCGCTGCTGCGCATCTACTGGTTCGACGGCGCCCCCGACCGCGTCCCCCAGCCGGAGCACCGCAGGCTCCGCGTGATGCCGCGCGTGACCGTCCGGCTCGGCGCCCTGACCCGCAGCGACGGCCGCTGGGCACAGAAGGGCGTCGACGCCGCCATGCACGCCGAACTCACGGAACTGGCCCGCAACCGCGCCTGCTCCGACGTCGTGCTCGTCACCGGCGACGGCGACCTGCTGCCCGGCCTGATGTCCGCCAAGGAACACGGCGTCGCGGTCCACCTCTGGGCCGTCCAGGCCGCCGACGGCGACTACAACCAGTCCGAGGACCTCGTCGCCGAGGCCGACGAGCGACGCGTCCTCGACCGCGCCTGGATCACCCGGGCCGTCCGCGCCAAGGACCTCACGGGCCCCTGCGCCCCACCGCCCGCCCCGCGCCCCGAGATCGCCGCCATCCTCGCCGCGCCCCTGCCCGAGGCGGCCCTCGCCGCGGCGGAACGCGCCTCCGACGCCGCCCCCCGCCCGCACGCCGACCCCGCCCCGCCCGCCTCCGCCGCGCCGCCCGTCCCCGCTCCCGCCGCGCCGCCCGCCACCCCGGCCGACGGCACGGCCCCCGCCGGCCCCGCCACCGGCCACCAGGCGGCCGCGCCCTCCGGCGCGTCACGCGTCGTCCCCACCCCCAAGGACCTGGCGGGTCTGCGCGCCTCCGCCCACCAGCCCGCCCAGCCGTCCACCGGACCGGCCAACGCCACCCTGCGCTGGTCCTCCGACCGCGGCTGGATCGACCGCCCCGGCGGCCCCGCGGGCGAACCGCCCGAGACCGCGTCCCTGCCCACGCTCGCCCAGCTCACCAGCGCGGAGCAGCGCTGGGCGGACCGGGAGGAGGACATCACCACCGTCGGCGGCGACCCCTTCGAGGTCGGCCAGGTCTTCGCCCGCCGCTGGATGGAGCGCCTCCCCGAGCAGTGCCACGTCCAGAAGCTCTCCGCGATGTACCCGCGCATCCCGCACCGCATCGACGGGGAACTGCTCCGGTACGCCGCCCGCTTCGGACTCCTCGCGCACAAGGACGACCAGATCGACGAGCACGACCGGTACGCGATCCGGGCCGGTTTCTGGCGCGAGATCGACGTGCGCGCCGCGGCCGGAAACCCCGCGGCGGGGGAGTAG
- the dnaE gene encoding DNA polymerase III subunit alpha, which produces MSKPPFTHLHVHTQYSLLDGAARLKDMFAACNEMGMTHIAMSDHGNLHGAYDFFHSAKKAGVTPIIGIEAYVAPESRRNKRKVQWGQPHQKRDDVSGSGGYTHKTIWAANATGLHNLFRLSSDAYKEGWLQKWPRMDKETIAQWSEGLIASTGCPSGELQTRLRLGQFDEALKSASEYQDIFGKDRYFLELMDHGIEIERRVRDGLLEIGKKLGIPPLVTNDSHYTYAHEAGAHDALLCIQTGKNLSDPDRFKFDGTGYYLKSTDEMYAIDSSDAWQQGCANTLLVAEQVDTAGMFEKRDLMPKFDIPEGHTEVTWFKEEVRRGMERRFPGGIPEDRRRQVDYEMDVIIQMGFPGYFLVVADFIMWAKNQGIAVGPGRGSAAGSIVAYALGITDLDPIPHGLIFERFLNPERVSMPDVDIDFDERRRVEVIRYVTEKYGADKVAMIGTYGTIKAKNAIKDSARVLGYPYAMGDRITKAMPADVLGKGIPLSGITDPSHPRYSEAGEVRSMYENEPDVKKVIDTARGVEGLVRQMGVHAAGVIMSSETITDHVPVWVRHTDGVTITQWDYPSCESLGLLKMDFLGLRNLTIMDDAVKMVKANKGIDIDLLSLPLDDPTTFELLQRGDTLGVFQFDGGPMRSLLRLMKPDNFEDISAVSALYRPGPMGMNSHTNYALRKNGQQEITPIHPELEEPLREVLGVTHGLIVYQEQVQKAAQIIAGYSLGEADILRRVMGKKKPEELAKNFTIFQAGAKKNGYSDEAIQALWDVLVPFAGYAFNKAHSAAYGLVSYWTAYLKANHPAEYMAALLTSVKDDKDKSAVYLNECRRMGIKVLPPNVNESESNFAAQGDDVILFGLSAVRNVGTNVVESIIKCRKAKGKYSSFPDFLDKVEVVVCNKRTVESLIKAGAFDEMGHTRKSLVAHHEPMIDNVVAVKRKEAEGQFDLFGGMGEEGADEPGFGLDVEFSDIEWEKSYLLAQEREMLGLYVSDHPLFGIEHVLSDKTDAAISQLTGGEHSDGAVVTIGGIISGLQRKMTKQGNAWAIATVEDLAGSIECMFFPATYQLVSTQLVEDTVVFVKGRLDKREDVPRLVAMELMVPDLSSAGTNAPVVLTIPTVKVTPPMISRLGEILSHHKGNTEVRIKLQGPRKTTVLRLDRHRVQPDPALYGDLKVLLGPSCLAG; this is translated from the coding sequence GTGTCGAAGCCGCCGTTCACGCACCTGCACGTCCACACCCAGTACTCGCTGCTGGACGGTGCCGCGCGGCTCAAGGACATGTTCGCCGCCTGCAACGAGATGGGCATGACCCACATCGCCATGAGCGACCACGGCAACCTCCACGGGGCGTACGACTTCTTCCACTCGGCGAAGAAGGCGGGGGTCACCCCGATCATCGGCATCGAGGCGTACGTCGCCCCCGAGTCGCGCCGCAACAAGCGCAAGGTCCAGTGGGGCCAGCCGCACCAGAAGCGGGACGACGTCTCCGGTTCCGGTGGCTACACGCACAAGACGATCTGGGCGGCGAACGCCACCGGCCTGCACAACCTCTTCCGGCTCTCCTCCGACGCGTACAAGGAGGGCTGGCTGCAGAAGTGGCCGCGCATGGACAAGGAGACCATCGCCCAGTGGTCGGAGGGGCTGATCGCCTCCACCGGCTGCCCCTCCGGCGAGCTCCAGACCCGGCTGCGCCTCGGCCAGTTCGACGAGGCCCTGAAGTCCGCCTCCGAGTACCAGGACATCTTCGGCAAGGACCGGTACTTCCTGGAGCTGATGGACCACGGCATCGAGATCGAGCGCCGCGTCCGCGACGGCCTGCTGGAGATCGGCAAGAAGCTCGGCATCCCCCCGCTGGTCACCAACGACTCCCACTACACCTACGCGCACGAGGCCGGCGCGCACGACGCGCTGCTCTGCATCCAGACCGGCAAGAACCTCTCCGACCCCGACCGCTTCAAGTTCGACGGCACCGGCTACTACCTCAAGTCGACCGACGAGATGTACGCCATCGACTCCTCGGACGCCTGGCAGCAGGGCTGCGCCAACACGCTCCTGGTCGCCGAGCAGGTCGACACCGCCGGCATGTTCGAGAAGCGCGACCTGATGCCGAAGTTCGACATCCCCGAGGGCCACACCGAGGTCACCTGGTTCAAGGAGGAGGTCCGGCGCGGCATGGAGCGCCGCTTCCCCGGCGGCATCCCGGAGGACCGCCGGCGGCAGGTCGACTACGAGATGGACGTCATCATCCAGATGGGGTTCCCGGGGTACTTCCTCGTCGTCGCCGACTTCATCATGTGGGCGAAGAACCAGGGCATCGCGGTGGGCCCCGGCCGTGGCTCGGCGGCCGGCTCGATCGTGGCGTACGCGCTGGGCATCACCGACCTCGACCCCATCCCGCACGGCCTGATCTTCGAGCGGTTCCTCAACCCCGAGCGCGTCTCCATGCCCGACGTCGACATCGACTTCGACGAGCGCAGGCGCGTCGAGGTGATCCGCTACGTGACGGAGAAGTACGGCGCCGACAAGGTCGCCATGATCGGCACGTACGGCACCATCAAGGCCAAGAACGCGATCAAGGACTCCGCGCGCGTGCTGGGCTACCCGTACGCCATGGGTGACCGCATCACCAAGGCCATGCCCGCCGACGTCCTCGGCAAGGGCATCCCGCTCTCCGGCATCACCGACCCCTCCCACCCCCGGTACTCGGAGGCGGGCGAGGTGCGGTCGATGTACGAGAACGAGCCGGACGTGAAGAAGGTCATCGACACCGCGCGGGGCGTCGAGGGCCTGGTCCGCCAGATGGGCGTGCACGCCGCCGGCGTGATCATGTCCAGCGAGACCATCACCGACCACGTCCCCGTCTGGGTGAGGCACACCGACGGCGTCACCATCACGCAGTGGGACTACCCGAGCTGCGAGTCGCTCGGCCTGCTGAAGATGGACTTCCTCGGCCTGCGCAACCTCACGATCATGGACGACGCCGTCAAGATGGTGAAGGCCAACAAGGGGATCGACATCGATCTCCTGAGCCTGCCCCTCGACGACCCGACGACCTTCGAGCTGCTCCAGCGCGGCGACACCCTCGGCGTCTTCCAGTTCGACGGCGGCCCCATGCGGTCCCTGCTGCGGCTGATGAAGCCCGACAACTTCGAGGACATCTCCGCCGTCTCGGCCCTCTACCGGCCGGGCCCGATGGGCATGAACTCCCACACGAACTACGCGCTGCGCAAGAACGGCCAGCAGGAGATCACCCCGATCCACCCGGAGCTGGAGGAACCGCTCCGGGAGGTCCTCGGCGTCACCCACGGCCTCATCGTCTACCAGGAGCAGGTGCAGAAGGCCGCCCAGATCATCGCCGGGTACTCGCTCGGCGAGGCCGACATCCTCCGCCGCGTCATGGGCAAGAAGAAGCCCGAGGAGCTGGCGAAGAACTTCACGATCTTCCAGGCCGGCGCCAAGAAGAACGGCTACAGCGACGAGGCCATCCAGGCGCTGTGGGACGTGCTGGTCCCCTTCGCCGGCTACGCCTTCAACAAGGCCCACTCCGCCGCGTACGGACTCGTCTCCTACTGGACGGCGTACCTCAAGGCCAACCACCCCGCCGAGTACATGGCGGCGCTGCTCACCTCGGTCAAGGACGACAAGGACAAGTCGGCGGTCTACCTCAACGAGTGCCGCCGCATGGGGATCAAGGTCCTCCCGCCCAACGTCAACGAGTCCGAGTCCAACTTCGCCGCCCAGGGCGACGACGTGATCCTCTTCGGCCTCTCCGCCGTGCGGAACGTCGGTACGAACGTCGTCGAGTCGATCATCAAGTGCCGCAAGGCGAAGGGGAAGTACTCCTCCTTCCCCGACTTCCTCGACAAGGTCGAGGTCGTCGTCTGCAACAAGCGCACCGTCGAGTCGCTGATCAAGGCCGGCGCCTTCGACGAGATGGGCCACACCCGCAAGAGCCTCGTCGCCCACCACGAGCCGATGATCGACAACGTGGTCGCGGTCAAGCGGAAGGAGGCCGAGGGCCAGTTCGACCTCTTCGGCGGGATGGGCGAGGAGGGCGCCGACGAGCCCGGCTTCGGCCTGGACGTGGAGTTCTCCGACATCGAGTGGGAGAAGTCCTACCTGCTCGCCCAGGAACGCGAGATGCTCGGCCTCTACGTCTCCGACCACCCGCTCTTCGGCATCGAGCACGTGCTGTCGGACAAGACCGACGCCGCGATCTCCCAGCTGACCGGCGGGGAGCACTCCGACGGCGCGGTCGTGACCATCGGCGGCATCATCTCCGGCCTCCAGCGGAAGATGACCAAGCAGGGCAACGCCTGGGCCATCGCCACCGTCGAGGACCTCGCCGGCTCCATCGAGTGCATGTTCTTCCCCGCCACCTACCAGCTGGTCTCCACCCAGCTGGTCGAGGACACGGTCGTCTTCGTCAAGGGCCGCCTCGACAAGCGCGAGGACGTCCCCCGGCTGGTCGCGATGGAGCTGATGGTCCCCGACCTCTCCTCGGCGGGCACCAACGCGCCGGTCGTCCTCACCATCCCGACCGTGAAGGTCACGCCGCCCATGATCAGCCGCCTCGGGGAGATCCTCAGCCACCACAAGGGGAACACCGAGGTGCGGATCAAGCTCCAGGGTCCGCGCAAGACCACCGTGCTCCGCCTCGACCGGCACCGGGTCCAGCCCGACCCGGCCCTCTACGGCGACCTGAAGGTCCTCCTCGGCCCGTCCTGCCTGGCCGGCTGA
- a CDS encoding DUF2252 domain-containing protein, translating into MPVPQSTAHERGEQILSVFDTAFGELLAADPAAFRIKFRKMAHSAFAFYRGAACLFYADLEGEEREGGPFLDERTSRVWIHGDLHAENFGTYMDAHGRLVFNVNDFDEAYVGPFTWDLKRLAASVALLGYAKAFSDGQITELVRLCAAAYRERIHALATGARDEEAPPFTLRTAQGPLLDALHEARALTRFGLLATMTEIRDFERRFSAGGGAVDLDAATRYKVLDAFDGYLETLPPSSLGRPDSHRVKDVVGRRGIGIGSAGLPSYNILLEGNSDALENDVVIYMKQGQVPAVSRHVTDPAVRGYFHHEGHRTVISQRALQAHADPWLGWTELDGAGQLVAEVSPYAVDLDWSDVDDPDETAATVADLGRATAAMHAAADDESGHSLVPFSTERAIDAAIASDEEGFAEMLVEFAHAYGARARTDHRIFVDLFRNGRIPGLR; encoded by the coding sequence ATGCCGGTCCCGCAGTCCACCGCCCACGAGCGCGGCGAGCAGATCCTCTCCGTGTTCGACACCGCCTTCGGGGAGCTGCTGGCGGCGGACCCGGCGGCCTTCCGGATCAAGTTCCGGAAGATGGCGCACTCCGCCTTCGCGTTCTACCGCGGCGCCGCGTGCCTGTTCTACGCCGACCTGGAGGGGGAGGAGCGGGAGGGCGGCCCGTTCCTGGACGAGCGGACCAGCCGGGTGTGGATCCACGGCGACCTGCACGCGGAGAACTTCGGCACGTACATGGACGCCCACGGCCGGCTCGTCTTCAACGTCAACGACTTCGACGAGGCGTACGTCGGCCCCTTCACCTGGGACCTCAAGCGCCTCGCCGCGTCCGTGGCCCTCCTCGGGTACGCCAAGGCGTTCAGCGACGGGCAGATCACCGAGCTCGTGCGGCTGTGCGCCGCCGCCTACCGGGAGCGGATCCACGCCCTGGCGACCGGGGCCCGCGACGAGGAGGCCCCGCCGTTCACGCTGCGGACCGCGCAGGGCCCGCTCCTGGACGCCCTGCACGAGGCCCGCGCGCTCACCCGCTTCGGCCTGCTCGCCACCATGACGGAGATCCGGGACTTCGAGCGCCGCTTCTCGGCCGGCGGCGGGGCGGTCGACCTCGACGCGGCCACCCGCTACAAGGTGCTGGACGCCTTCGACGGGTACCTGGAGACGCTGCCGCCGTCGAGCCTGGGCCGCCCCGACTCCCACCGGGTGAAGGACGTGGTGGGGCGGCGCGGCATCGGCATCGGCTCGGCGGGGCTGCCCTCGTACAACATCCTGCTGGAGGGCAACAGCGACGCCCTGGAGAACGACGTCGTGATCTACATGAAGCAGGGGCAGGTGCCGGCGGTCTCCCGGCACGTGACCGACCCGGCGGTGCGCGGTTACTTCCACCACGAGGGCCACCGCACGGTCATCTCGCAGCGGGCCCTCCAGGCGCACGCCGACCCGTGGCTGGGCTGGACCGAGCTGGACGGCGCCGGCCAGCTGGTCGCGGAGGTCTCCCCGTACGCCGTGGACCTGGACTGGTCGGACGTGGACGACCCGGACGAGACGGCCGCGACCGTCGCCGACCTGGGGCGGGCCACCGCGGCGATGCACGCGGCCGCCGACGACGAGAGCGGCCACTCGCTGGTGCCGTTCTCCACGGAGCGGGCCATCGACGCGGCGATCGCCTCGGACGAGGAGGGCTTCGCGGAGATGCTGGTCGAATTCGCCCACGCCTACGGGGCCCGGGCGCGGACCGACCACCGGATCTTCGTCGACCTCTTCCGTAACGGTCGCATTCCGGGACTTCGCTGA
- a CDS encoding thioredoxin domain-containing protein encodes MSARNKQVNKAAARERLRQERERQAKRDKARRQITVGVSVLAALALAGGIGYAVVQANKPSHWEAAKAVKDVKAPRNTEGENGTTVVIGKPTAKKTLQVFEDARCPVCAMFEQQVGPVIEKDVEAGKYKVQFVGATFIDDVATGEGSRNALSALGAALDVSPDAFMKFKSAMYSTKFHPEESADEFGKDSYLLKVAQTVPALKDNAAFKKNVEEGTFDAWALKMSAAFDKSGVKGTPTLKMDGKPVTDANGKNAPMTAAEFTTAMEKALKG; translated from the coding sequence ATGAGCGCACGCAACAAGCAGGTCAACAAGGCGGCGGCCCGCGAACGGCTCCGGCAGGAGCGGGAGCGCCAGGCCAAGCGGGACAAGGCGCGTCGGCAGATCACCGTCGGCGTCTCGGTCCTGGCCGCGCTCGCCCTCGCCGGCGGCATCGGCTACGCCGTCGTCCAGGCCAACAAGCCCTCCCACTGGGAGGCCGCCAAGGCCGTGAAGGACGTGAAGGCGCCGAGGAACACGGAGGGCGAGAACGGCACCACCGTCGTCATCGGCAAGCCGACCGCGAAGAAGACGCTCCAGGTCTTCGAGGACGCGCGCTGCCCGGTCTGCGCGATGTTCGAGCAGCAGGTCGGCCCGGTCATCGAGAAGGACGTCGAGGCGGGCAAGTACAAGGTCCAGTTCGTGGGCGCCACCTTCATCGACGATGTCGCCACCGGCGAGGGTTCCAGGAACGCCCTGTCCGCCCTCGGCGCGGCGCTCGACGTGAGCCCCGACGCGTTCATGAAGTTCAAGTCGGCGATGTACTCGACGAAGTTCCACCCCGAGGAGTCGGCGGACGAGTTCGGCAAGGACTCCTACCTGCTGAAGGTCGCCCAGACGGTCCCGGCGCTGAAGGACAACGCCGCGTTCAAGAAGAACGTCGAGGAGGGCACCTTCGACGCCTGGGCGCTGAAGATGTCCGCGGCGTTCGACAAGAGCGGCGTCAAGGGCACCCCGACCCTGAAGATGGACGGCAAGCCGGTGACGGACGCGAACGGCAAGAACGCGCCGATGACGGCGGCCGAGTTCACCACGGCGATGGAGAAGGCCCTGAAGGGCTGA